ccgaaaatacttgtccttaaaatggataaaaagagatgtatttagaaccctccgttccaaaatagatgactcaccttcatactaactttagtataaaattgggtcatctattttggaacggagggagtaatatatacatctagatacatttctttttatttattttgatgacaaatatttccggacgaagggagtaccatGCCACTGTGAGTAGTCTAAGTCTAAGACTATTTTATTACTCCCACGTTTTTCATAGATTGAGACACGTCAACTAAACTTACCCCAAATGCACCCGTTTACTTTGGCCTCTTTTGTCCTACACGCAACAAGCAATCAGTGAATTCGATGCGATGCGATGCGATGCGATGCGCACATGCCGACATGCTGTCCAGGTACATCGCCGCGCCCCGCTATCCCGTCCGGTTACATCAACGGGCGGTCGACCGCAGAGAATAACCATCGCTTGAGTAGGACCGTCCGATCGTCCCTCCCGAATCCGGTCGTCGATACCGCGGAGAAGTGTACAGCCACTCCCCGCTTGCTCCCCACATCCTCGTCGGCTCGtcgcgcgtcccccaccggcctccgCCTCCGCTTCGGCCCCTCCTGCTCCTCTCCCGCCGGACTCCGGCAGCGGCGCCTTCCCCGATCCAGCTTCCAGCCTCAGCTGCCCAGCCATTTCCACCGTGTGTCGCGCAACCGTGGTCTCCTACCTGCCACCTCCGCAGCTGTGGCCACTGACCGATGGTCGCCTGATTTGCCCCGCGCAGCGGTGAGCTATTCAGCTCAAAATCGCTACCATTGACTCCCTTGTGTCCATGTCTCCATGATTGTTCTGAAGGACCAACTGATCAATTGTTAGGAATCCTCGAATCCAAtggagaagtcgtcgttcgcgtcggcgagctccggcgagctcaccGCCGCCGTTTACGGAGCAGGGAGGCCGGTGAGGGTGATACCTCTGCGCCACCCACTGGATGCGGCTGTGCGGGaggcggccgcctcctcctccccgtcaCCGTTGTCGGCGGCGATGGAGAGGGCGCGGGCGATGGGGCCGTGGGAGTGGGCGGAGGCGGCTCTCCCGTGCTTGGCGTGGATGCGGAGCTACAGATGGAAGGAGGACTTCCAGGCCGACCTCGCCGCCGGCATCACTGTCGGCGTCATGCTTGTGCCTCAGGTACCCTGTTACCCTGACCATTTGTAGTAGTAGATCTGTGTTTCTTTGACAGTATCTGCTATTATTCAGAAAATGCTTCAGTAACCGAGTCAGTTGAGATTATATTACTTAAAAAATCCATTGGCCCTGATCGAGCTTATTAATGTATTGGTTGTTCGAGTTCATAAAAAAAATACCTACTGGTTGCTCTCTTGCTTGCCTTGAAATAGGCTTGGTGACAGTTCATGCAAAAACTATTGTACATTTTTTTCTTACTAAAATGTTATTCTGTTGAAGCTTGGTCACTGTTAATTGTGAATACAGCTTAACTGAGCACAAGGTAGTGTTACTATAAGCAATTTGTGGATTTCATATATGAGTTGTTTGCAAACAACACTGTTACTAATTGGAGCCGTGCTTTTATGCAAGGTTTTGAAGTTGTATTATTCCGACTACGGAATTGTAGTCTGTAATGCTTACAGTAAGATGGGGAGGTTAACCACTATGGAGCTTACTTAAATTGCTACTGTAGTTGCTCACACCCATTGTGTTAGCACATTACAGAGTTTCAGTTTGTGTAACTTGGTTGGTATGGCTAGTCCCCTACGCCCATTGTTAGCACATTGCAGAACTATATTAGGAGCAATTCGGGTGATTTACCTGCTAGCGAAAACAGTATTTTCATGTCCTCTTTCCCGTGCGATCCTTCATGTAAGTTTGGCTTGTTAAGTTTCCGGTGTACCAGGGAAAAAGTGCTATATTTTGATTTGATGTGTTGTCTACAAATTTTGTTTATATTTGGCAATTATCTGTATATTTTGTTTGAACCGTTTATTGTTAAAAACAATTGGTGGTATGTTGCAGAGATTTCTAGATTAGCTGAACCTACTGGTTCTCCGTACTAACTTGTATAGAACAAGTGAGCACGTTATCTCAACTTATTCACATAGCTTGTTGTTTTCCCTAGTTTCTTACAAATTAGTAACAAAAATCCTGTTGACGTGTGAACTGTTTTCGAGTTCTTACCCTCCGTCTGCTTTGCTTCTTTGTCTTAAACTAGAGCATAATCAACTTTGTGCTGTGTTGTAGGCAATGTCATATGCAAAGCTGGCTGGGCTTCACCCAATTTATGGGCTCTGTAAGTGTTTACGTCTAACAGTGCctctctgtttttccttttttcctttcaaATGAGCGGCTAGTTAATCCAAATCATCTCTTTTTATTTGCATTGTGCTGAACAGACACAGGCTTTGTCCCACTATTTGTCTACGCGATTTTTGGGTCCTCACGACAATTAGCAGTAGGTCCAGTGGCACTTGTCTctctgctagtgtccaatgttcttGGGGGTATAGTTAATTCATCTAGTGAGCTGTACACGGAATTAGCCATATTATTGGCATTCATGGTTGGAATACTGGAATGCTTGATGGCATTGCTAAGGTAATTCTGTTTACGAGGCAAGTTGGCGGTCCTGTTTATCCATTTTGGAGAAATTGAAATATTGAAGCATTAAATGTCCTCCTCCTTTAGAGAAGAAAATATGCAAACATGTATACAGATTTTTCGTTATACTCTTTCTTATTGTATTAGCAACATAACGATGCGCATAGCTCAAATGTTAACCTGCTAGCTGCATTATCTTTGTCTTCTGATACTATATCTTTGGCAGTGTTTTTTACCCAAGCGCTAAGTCTATGTTTGGATGGTGGTGAAAGTTTACCCTACCAATTTTTGGTCATGGCCAAGTTTTGGTGTTTGTTTCGATGGTTGCCAATGTCCCTTTGCTGACTCTAGtttatttttcttgccaatgttgaCCAGCTCATGGGCAAGCAAAAGCTTGGCCAAAATTTTAGCATGGCAATTTTGGGCTAAAAGCGAACACACCCTAGGTGTatatccttttttcttttctttttggcacAAGTGCACCTGAAGTCATGTGATTTTGCGAAAAGGGACATATCAATCCCTGTACTTACAAAAGCAAGCAAGCAACATTTTAGTGCTTACACTAATGTCAGTACACAGTATAAAAATAGACAAGTGCTGCATCATGGACTATTCACATGTGTGCTTGCTTTTACTAGTTTTATGGAAAAGCAGACAATCGGACCTCAGAGTTTGCATATTATATGCACTATATCCATGAacttgttttgaatctttttgggATAGTGCATGGATTGCATCAGGTTCCCACTTCTTTTCTTACGGAAGTATCCAACCAGTGATCTAAGTGTGTATTCTTCTAGTTCTGTACAGAGGCATAAGTCATTTCAATAGAAAGGGAACACATCCTGGTTTTGGTAGAAGAAACCAAAATTGCTCATTGTGTACGATGGCCACTTAAGTCCTACTTTTATCAGTTGGTTGACTACAATGCTCCTTTTCTCAAACTAGATGGACTAGCTGCATGTTTGTCTATCTCTTCAGGCTTAACTGTGATTCTGGGGAGATCTCATTGAGGCTGTGTAACCTGTTCATTGTTTTTCTTCTTTACAGACTTGGCTGGCTTATTCGTTTCATTAGCCATTCTGTAATATCTGGATTCACTACAGCTTCGGCCATCGTAATTGGTTTGTCCCAAATCAAGTATTTCTTGGGTTACAGTGTTACAAGAAGTAGCAAGATTATACCACTTATTGAGAGTATAATTGCTGGAATAGATCAGGTGGAATTTCTTTGTCCGTGTAAACTTATTTGTTACCTCCTTGTCAATTTCTATCTTTTGCCTGCCTTCTTTTAGATGCACACTGCTTAGACAAAGCATGTTACATTGGCTGGTGCTATACGCACATGGCTAGATAATCGTTTGATAAACTGAGTGTTCATGTGTGAGCATCACTTAGTTAGATAATGTTGATGGTGAAACGAAGATAGGCACACAATTTTATTTGCTTGTGATCGTACAACTTTGGCATAATATTTGCGTCTTGTTCTGTAAAGTATGTAActttcctcctgcctgatcacatcAAAACTTGGATCTGCTTCTGTATGTAACACTATATCTAAGGATATCTGCTGCTATGTTGACAGTAAATTGGGTCACAGATgaaatcatgtactccctctgtaatcaAATATAAGAGTGatctaaacattcttatatttctttacggagggattgTTTTCTTATGTTTCACTATTCTTGCTTGACTTATCTTCCTATTAAACCTCTAATTACCAACTTAATAATGGAAACCAGATTCTTTGAACATTTAAAATAAGATCGCTTTCTTTTTTGCTTGAACAGTCATTAAGTTTCAAGTTCTGCCTCATACAGATTAGGCTCCATAAATCAACCTCCATTAGGCACACTGCATACATTAAGGctgcttttatttttctttcagatAATGATTTTCTGGTATTGTATGTTTACATCGTCACTACATTAATAAAGCAGTGCCGCTTTGCAGTTCTCCTGGCCTCCATTTGTAATGGGATCAGCGTTTCTTGTTATTCTTCTAATAATGAAAAAGCTAGTAAGTTTGTATTTCTATATTTGATCAAATTTCTTCGGTTGCAAAATGTTACCTAGGTTTATCGTTTTTATGACCTCTTAAATTCTTGCAGGGGAAAACGAATAAAAAATTACGTTTCCTGAGAGCTTCTGGTCCACTAACAGCTGTTGTTCTTGGAACGTTGTTTGTGAAAATTTTCCGTCCAACTGCCATATCAGTGGTGAGTAAGCTCCATCTATTGTTTTGTCATGAATTATATGATGTTATGCAATACAGTAAAATAGCTGTGAAACCTGTACCTTGGTTTGCATTTTTTTTTCAtttgacatttgttttgatgaCTTATATGTGTTCTTTGAGGTTTTGGAGAGCTTTTGTGTGCATGTGTGTATCATTAAATGTTATGATTATAGATGACTCTTCAGATATTTTTGTAATAAGGTTTTCTGTGAAAATCCATGAAAATACTATATCAGTTGTGATATTTTAtgggtatttgtttttcattttgtaACTCAAATGTGCACCTACGATAAATGTTTTTATTCATCcatttaaaagttctcaatgagtCACTGGTGACAGACCGCCACAATCAACCCTTATGTTGATTACCTGATTGTCACTTTGGCAAATCACACATTTAGTAGATATTTTTATTTTATCAAGTGAAATTTACTTGCATAACACATTATGCTAGAAAACTACATCGTTATCCTCTGTTTCTTGAGTGCCCAGGTAGGTGAAATACCGCAAGGCCTTCCCAGTTTCTCCATTCCTCGAGGATTTGAACATCTGATGTCCCTAATGCCAACTGCAATACTTATCACTGGTGTTGCTATTTTGGTAAAACATGTTGCTATCTTGTTTTTTTTTTACTTCTGTTAGTGGCCATTAAACATATGTAGTATATAATTTTAGGAGTCTGTTgggattgctaaagcgttagctgcGAAGAATGGTTATGAGTTGGACTCAAACAAAGAGGTATGCTTCCATAAACCAATGACTAATAATTTGTTTTTGTTGGTACAAGCTGCTCACATTTGTTCATCAAATGCAGTCCTATTTGTGTTGTTATCTTGTGTAATTAATAATGGCTTCTATGCACAACATTTCTGTACACGTAATATATTTGCTCCTAGAAACTAGTTAGTGATAATATTTCATTCTGTAAGATTGTGAATATTGCGTAATGGATGGTGTATTGAGCCTCAAGGGCAAGTATAAACAGAGATGTGAGACTTGGAGGGCCTAGAGATCGGCAACACGAGATAGCAAATCATATCCTACCAATTATAGAGATATTGTAATAATATAAGATGTTCACCTTGGGGTCACACCAACCATCTGATCTGTTGCCACCTCTAAACTGCGATGATGGGATTGTGCACCACCAGACCACCTACCAAACACTGTTTTGCCAAAAAAGAAACTCTTAACATGAATTTTGTGCAGATACACAGAGCAGCACCTCAATTcaatgaagcaaataatcttgtccTTGCTAGTAGTAGACTGTAAATCTTTCGATGCATAACTAAAGCCTTTAAGTTATATTTTTTTAAGCTCCTACTTATCATAAATTTTTAGTGATGACATCATTTGAGAAGAAATGAACAAG
Above is a window of Triticum dicoccoides isolate Atlit2015 ecotype Zavitan chromosome 5B, WEW_v2.0, whole genome shotgun sequence DNA encoding:
- the LOC119308661 gene encoding sulfate transporter 4.1, chloroplastic-like, encoding MEKSSFASASSGELTAAVYGAGRPVRVIPLRHPLDAAVREAAASSSPSPLSAAMERARAMGPWEWAEAALPCLAWMRSYRWKEDFQADLAAGITVGVMLVPQAMSYAKLAGLHPIYGLYTGFVPLFVYAIFGSSRQLAVGPVALVSLLVSNVLGGIVNSSSELYTELAILLAFMVGILECLMALLRLGWLIRFISHSVISGFTTASAIVIGLSQIKYFLGYSVTRSSKIIPLIESIIAGIDQFSWPPFVMGSAFLVILLIMKKLGKTNKKLRFLRASGPLTAVVLGTLFVKIFRPTAISVVGEIPQGLPSFSIPRGFEHLMSLMPTAILITGVAILESVGIAKALAAKNGYELDSNKELFGLGLSNICGSFFSAYPATGSFSRSAVNHESGAKTGLSGIIMGIIICSALLFMTPLFTDIPQCALAAIVISAVTGLVDYEEAIFLWGIDKKDFFLWAMTFTTTLTFGIEIGVLVGVGFSLAFVIHESANPHIAVLGRLPGTTVYRNTLQYPEAYTYNGIVVVRVDAPIYFANISYIKDRLREYELKLPNSNRGPDVGRVYFVILEMSPVTYIDSSAVQALKDLHQEYKTRDIQIAIANPNRQVHLLLSRAGIIDMIGAGWCFVRVHDAVQVCLQHVQSSSSNAIKLSPQASGNLTESPKAQQRYGFLRNLWKAQDGNGSAGDEAQSLLRQNLV